One Fusarium musae strain F31 chromosome 6, whole genome shotgun sequence DNA segment encodes these proteins:
- a CDS encoding hypothetical protein (MEROPS:MER0004316~EggNog:ENOG41~BUSCO:EOG09263BGW): MSSISVVVKHQGKKHDVEIDPSSTGEDFKLQMFSLTNVEPERQKILLKGGQLKDDADMSKIGLKNGQVIMMMGTPSAGGDALVRPKEAIKFVEDMTEAEQAQQVGATPAGLINLGNTCYLNSTLQTLRLIPELQEALDTYQPDGNASSFMMTGTNMDLASQLSNLYKRMGQTQDSFPPMNFLNALRVVFPQFAEKSKTGQGFAQQDAEEAWSQIVQQLNQKLRIKSENTSEISFVEKYMSGEFSSVMECDEEEARNAGEQPIINKESFAKLNCHIDSSTNHLRDGIAAALKEKLEKQSEVLGRDAVYTKTSKISRAPKYLTVHFVRFFWKRETQKKAKIMRKVTFPMELDIVEFCSDELKKALIPVRDKVREIRKDEEDIERARKRRKKTHYQDVGDIPGGAGLPTEKEKKEAEKKEGKSADGDVVMGEEGETYKTDADIEAERNASILEAKKELNALINPELRNDDGANQSGLYELRGVVTHQGASADSGHYTSYVKKAAPVDPKTGKKGEEDGKWWWFNDDKVSEVEADKIATLAGGGESHSALILLYRAIPLPTAEGVLE, encoded by the exons ATGTCGTCCATATCTG TCGTGGTGAAACATCAAGGCAAGAAACACGATGTCGAGATCGACCCCAGCTCTACTGGCGAGGACTTCAAACTCCAGATGTTCAGCTTGACCAACGTCGAACCCGAACGCCAAAAAATCTTGCTCAAAGGTGGTCAACTCAAAGATGATGCCGACATGAGTAAAATCGGCTTGAAGAACGGCCAGGTCATTATGATGATGGGTACCCCAAGCGCTGGTGGCGATGCCCTTGTCCGACCAAAAGAGGCGATCAAGTTTGTCGAGGATATGACAGAGGCGGAGCAGGCTCAGCAAGTTGGTGCGACACCTGCTGGTCTGATCAACCTTGGAAATACATGTTATCTCAACTCAACCCTCCAGACTCTGCGTCTGATTCCAGAGCTCCAGGAGGCGCTCGATACGTACCAACCCGATGGCAACGCCAGCAGCTTTATGATGACAGGCACGAATATGGACTTGGCATCTCAACTGTCAAACTTGTACAAGAGAATGGGACAAACCCAGGACTCCTTCCCTCCCATGAACTTCTTGAACGCTCTGCGAGTAGTGTTTCCCCAGTTTGCGGAGAAGTCCAAGACAGGACAAGGCTTTGCTCAGCAGGATGCAGAGGAGGCTTGGTCCCAAATTGTGCAGCAACTTAACCAGAAGCTCCGCATCAAAAGCGAAAACACTTCGGAGATCTCCTTTGTGGAGAAGTACATGTCTGGCGAGTTCAGTTCGGTAATGGAGtgtgatgaggaagaggcgcGCAACGCTGGCGAGCAGCCCATCATTAACAAGGAGAGCTTCGCCAAGCTCAACTGCCACATCGACAGCTCAACAAATCATCTGCGAGATGGCATTGCCGCCGCCCTGAAagagaagctcgagaagcagTCAGAGGTTCTGGGTCGTGATGCAGTCTACACCAAGACTTCCAAGATCTCTCGTGCTCCTAAGTACCTGACAGTGCACTTTGTGCGCTTTTTCTGGAAGCGGGAGAcccagaagaaggccaagatcaTGCGAAAGGTTACTTTCCCCATGGAGCTTGATATTGTTGAGTTCTGCTCCGACGAATTGAAGAAGGCTCTTATTCCTGTGCGCGACAAGGTTCGTGAGATTcgcaaggatgaagaggatatcGAGCGGGCCCGTAAGCGACGTAAGAAGACTCACTATCAGGACGTCGGCGATATCCCAGGCGGTGCCGGTCTTCCcaccgagaaggagaagaaggaggctgagaagaaggagggcaAGTCAGCAGATGGCGATGTTGTCATGGGCGAGGAGGGTGAGACATACAAGACAGACGCTGACATCGAGGCTGAGAGAAACGCTTCAAttcttgaggccaagaaggagctCAACGCTCTCATCAACCCCGAGCTGCGAAACGACGATGGTGCAAATCAATCTGGTCTGTACGAGCTCCGAGGTGTCGTGACACATCAAGGTGCCAGCGCCGACAGTGGCCACTACACCTCATatgtcaagaaggctgcGCCCGTTGATCCCAAGACTGGCAAGAAGGGTGAGGAGGACGgcaagtggtggtggttcaACGACGACAAGGTTTCAGAGGTTGAAGCTGACAAGATTGCGACTCTCGCCGGTGGTGGTGAGTCTCACTCTGCTCTCATCCTCTTGTACCGAGCCATTCCTCTGCCCACTGCCGAGGGTGTCCTGGAGTAA
- the ARPC4 gene encoding Actin- protein 2/3 complex subunit 4 (EggNog:ENOG41~BUSCO:EOG09265CCT), with translation MSQSLRPYLQCVRSSLTAALTLSNFASQTAERHNVPEIEAQTSPEVLLQPLTIARNENERVLIEPSINSVRISIKIKQADEIEHILVHKFTRFLTQRAESFFILRRKPIKGYDISFLITNFHTEEMLKHKLVDFIIQFMEEVDKEISEMKLFLNARARFVAESFLTPFD, from the exons ATG TCTCAATCCCTCCGACCCTACCTGCAATGCGTACGCAGCAGCTTGACCGCCGCGCTCACACTCTCCAACTTTGCTTCTCAGACCGCCGAGCGACATAATGTTCCAGAGATTGAGGCACAAACGTCACCCGAGGTCTTGCTGCAGCCCTTGACCATTGCGCGCAACGAGAACGAGCGTGTCTTGATTGAGCCCAGTATTAACTCCGTCCGTATTagcatcaagatcaagcaggCCGACGAGATTGAGCATATACTTGTCCATAAGTTTACAAGATTCTTGACGCAACGTGCGGAGTCCTTCTTCATTCTGCGGAGGAAACCTATCAAG GGCTATGACATTTCTTTCCTGATAACAAACTTCCACACCGAAGAAATGCTGAAGCACAAGCTTGTCGACTTTATTATTCAGTTCATGGAAGAGGTCGACAAGGAGATCTCTGAGATGAAGCTATTT TTGAACGCTCGAGCACGATTCGTGGCCGAGTCTTTCCTTACACCT TTTGACTAA
- a CDS encoding hypothetical protein (EggNog:ENOG41) — protein MAHGDSGAQRSGQTASNPPFNAPTFYPQPRGFQGSDGGHQPEAASNIDSNANSWVPSAQQALHNALQASGYAGTQPGMNMATVHPAQYSGFSGPPTAPPNSPSDGASHAMYSVMSYAPSAVAP, from the exons ATGGCTCACGGAGACTCCGGGGCCCAACGCTCTGGCCAGACAGCTTCCAATCCTCCTTTCAATGCACCGACCTTCTATCCGCAGCCTCGCGGATTCCAAGGTTCGGACGGTGGACACCAACCCGAGGCTGCTTCGAATATAGATTCCAACGCGAATTCTTGGGTCCCATCGGCCCAACAGGCTCTTCACAATGCCCTTCAG GCCAGCGGATACGCTGGTACCCAGCCTGGCATGAACATGGCAACGGTCCATCCTGCACAGTACTCTGGCTTTTCTGGACCTCCCACAGCACCGCCAAACAGCCCTTCGGACGGTGCTTCTCATGCAATGTACTCAGTCATGTCATACGCCCCTAGCGCTGTGGCTCCTTAG
- a CDS encoding hypothetical protein (EggNog:ENOG41): MAVHQWTRQEKFKRGVWAVAFAACIFAGTITGAQLKTDNEKKEAIQEFRATSPNEQIAALLSQRKTLLSQKAVLQRKMDDFEVRVKEREAEKAREREGP; the protein is encoded by the exons ATGGCGGTGCATCAGTGGACCAGACAAGAAAAGTTCAAGCGCGGTGTTTGGGCTGTTGCCTTTGCAGCATGTATTTTTGCCGGCACCATCACAGGCGCACAACTAAAGACAGATaacgagaagaaagag GCAATTCAAGAGTTCCGGGCGACATCTCCCAACGAACAAATAGCTGCTCTCCTATCCCAGCGAAAAACTTTATTATCACAGAAGGCTGTCCTCCAAAGGAAAATGGATGACTTCGAAGTGCGTGTCAAGGAAcgtgaggctgagaaggcgAGAGAAAGGGAAGGCCCATGA
- a CDS encoding hypothetical protein (EggNog:ENOG41), translating into MGGHYQGNGMNMIAETVNGTIDDMVNNNNNSHAAHLASGHVSHIMASGATPSSNNSPEHVIVNGSANAATTNEASRGNPLANSNTGGLGGSGISNRLPNGTQLIATQHTQSGNSGSGGQTSFLSPPRGRSSASQPGSQHSARSHPVTGSQQFYTPIGVSQTNVYNPNLPQSVSYNSGLSLASPSHTPQHYGGHRMSASQSTPNSGPDQYLTEPRNYAPRLSAHGINSLPPPPRFDLGLQGTPMTHEPAPQDPFGSPERAEPTALIPFPNLPPPAVQQAMLTAPMAGHFTSNMSPELSQLVDTPSGLPTLETAMKPEFFPFASSPGSAKASVAGAVRLKNIPFSTKRAEIVAFIGRNSRMLPDVEEPIHIIMDRATSKTMDAFVEFVTMEDAMRCAEKHHQHSQAGRVSRLGERSIEVELSSQSALMQDLFPLAHGVFWDGATPKVLPNNHQEPWENFKGFISPEEMVMLVKHVEVPHRSPFSKECPQRPYECLISTLRKFPWYAADYITISQRGAMYKATIKLLRLLSRSVSQQDDPVNLTSQLFQRVVQTAMQCHGFTALQKDNIAFMVQMIPMEQQRRHHQPANANCWVHQYAITRKPGAPLDLVEWYIRLIREQSTRDVLVRPIHERTVIQETLKETDEYWGYFFNEVNYIQGPQFDQMTLEQCAYLELSAIERILGRALGCN; encoded by the exons ATGGGAGGCCACTACCAGGGCAATGGCATGAACATGATTGCTGAGACAGTCAACGGTACAATCGATGACAtggtcaacaacaacaacaacagccatgCTGCTCATTTAGCATCCGGGCATGTTTCCCACATTATGGCTAGTGGTGCTACCCCTTCATCCAACAATAGCCCCGAGCATGTTATCGTAAATGGATCGGCAAATGCTGCTACAACAAATGAGGCTTCTCGTGGAAATCCCCTTGCAAACAGTAACACTGGAGGCCTTGGTGGCTCAGGGATTAGCAATCGCCTTCCCAATGGTACACAGCTTATC GCTACTCAGCATACTCAGAGCGGCAACTCTGGCAGTGGAGGACAGACTAGCTTCTTGTCTCCTCCCCGTGGTCGCTCATCGGCATCTCAGCCGGGCAGCCAACATTCTGCTCGCTCCCACCCTGTTACTGGTAGTCAACAGTTCTATACCCCTATTGGGGTTTCCCAGACCAATGTTTACAACCCCAACTTGCCTCAGAGTGTTTCCTACAATTCGGGTCTTTCTCTTGCAAGCCCCAGTCACACTCCGCAACACTACGGCGGACATCGCATGAGTGCTTCGCAGTCTACTCCCAACTCGGGGCCTGACCAGTATTTGACAGAGCCGCGAAATTACGCACCACGATTATCCGCCCACGGTATCAACAGCttacctcctcctcctcgattcGACTTGGGTCTGCAGGGTACTCCTATGACACATGAGCCCGCCCCCCAGGACCCTTTTGGTAGCCCCGAACGTGCTGAACCTACTGCGTTGATTCCATTCCCGAATCTGCCTCCGCCCGCTGTACAGCAGGCCATGCTCACAGCCCCTATGGCCGGGCACTTCACCAGCAACATGTCGCCTGAGCTATCCCAGTTGGTAGACACTCCCTCAGGTCTTCCCACCCTTGAGACTGCAATGAAACCTGAGTTCTTTCCTTTTGCAAGCAGCCCTGGCTCTGCCAAAGCCTCTGTTGCCGGCGCTGTTCGTCTTAAGAAC ATACCCTTCTCAACCAAGCGCGCCGAGATTGTGGCCTTTATCGGCCGCAATAGCCGTATGTTGCCAGATGTTGAAGAGCCCATTCACATAATCATGGACAGGGCAACGTCCAAGACCATGGACGCCTTCGTGGAATTTGTTACCATGGAGGATGCGATGCGTTGTGCTGAGAAGCACCACCAACATTCTCAGGCTGGCCGTGTGAGTCGTCTGGGAGAACGCTCCATTGAGGTTGAGCTATCGAGTCAGTCTGCTCTTATGCAGGACCTCTTCCCTCTTGCCCACGGCGTGTTTTGGGACGGCGCAACTCCTAAGGTACTTCCCAACAAccatcaagagccttggGAGAATTTCAAAGGCTTCATCTCCCCTGAAGAGATGGTCATGCTCGTTAAGCATGTTGAGGTGCCTCATCGATCTCCGTTCTCGAAGGAGTGTCCCCAGCGCCCCTACGAGTGCCTCATAAGCACTCTCCGCAAGTTTCCCTGGTATGCCGCTGACTACATCACCATTTCTCAGCGGGGTGCGATGTACAAGGCGACTATCAAGCTCCTTCGTCTGCTCAGCAGATCAGTCTCGCAGCAGGATGATCCTGTCAACCTCACCTCCCAACTTTTTCAGCGAGTTGTTCAGACTGCGATGCAGTGTCATGGTTTTACCGCCCTTCAGAAGGATAACATTGCCTTTATGGTTCAGATGATCCCCATGGAGCAGCAGCGCCGTCACCACCAGCCGGCCAACGCAAACTGCTGGGTTCACCAGTACGCCATCACGCGAAAGCCCGGCGCTCCTCTCGACCTTGTTGAGTGGTACATTCGACTGATTCGTGAGCAGAGCACTCGTGATGTCCTGGTCCGCCCTATCCATGAGCGTACCGTCATTCAGGAAACACTCAAGGAAACTGATGAGTACTGGGGTTATTTCTTCAACGAGGTCAACTACATTCAGGGTCCTCAGTTTGATCAAATGACTCTGGAACAGTGTGCCTACCTCGAGCTTTCAGCTATTGAGCGAATCCTTGGCCGCGCTCTCGGCTGCAACTAA